The sequence GGGGCGCTGTTCATCGAGCGGGACCGGCTGCGCGCCCTGCCCGACACGGTCGCCCGGATCGCCGACGCCATGGCCGAGGGCGCGGCCGTGGTCGCCTTTCCCGAGGGCAGCACCTGGTGCGGGCGGGCGCACGGCCGTTTCCACCGGGCCGTCTTCCAGGCCGCGCTGGACGCCGGCGTACCGGTGCAGCCGGTCCGGCTGCGCTATCGGCAGGACGGCGGAGGGGCCGCGACCACCGCGGCCGCGTTCGTCGGCGAGGACACCCTGCTCGCCTCCCTGTGGCGGGTCGCCCGCGCGCGGAACCTGGTGGCCGAGGTGGAGGTACGACCGGTGATACCACCCGGTGCCCATCCCGACCGCCGTGCCCTCGCCGCCGCCGCCCAGCCGGTCCCCTCCGAGCCCGGCTGGACCCATGCCGTCCTGC is a genomic window of Streptomyces griseochromogenes containing:
- a CDS encoding lysophospholipid acyltransferase family protein codes for the protein MSVWLPSAPCTPGACVEPAAPAAAVPRAVLRITAVAVLVLAGVVLAPLGGRIPAEWVRRWCRTIVRVIGVRVRFTGTATPAGGLLLVANHVSWLDIPLLAAVRPARMLAKTEIRQWPVAGALVARGGALFIERDRLRALPDTVARIADAMAEGAAVVAFPEGSTWCGRAHGRFHRAVFQAALDAGVPVQPVRLRYRQDGGGAATTAAAFVGEDTLLASLWRVARARNLVAEVEVRPVIPPGAHPDRRALAAAAQPVPSEPGWTHAVLLEPRPDRVTA